A single region of the Eleginops maclovinus isolate JMC-PN-2008 ecotype Puerto Natales chromosome 16, JC_Emac_rtc_rv5, whole genome shotgun sequence genome encodes:
- the ccdc43 gene encoding coiled-coil domain-containing protein 43: MAAPVTDAGEFERWLNDRLDSLEVDREVYGAYILGVLQEEESDDEKEDALQAILSAFLEEDNVEDVCKQIIKQWTDWRNKSAAKNDSDDAEVQAIARMIEKQAQIVVKHKEVSEESQKRKDALLAQYANVTDDEDEAEEEEPSGANNFIGNEKSLFKNTNVEEVLNRQKQKRDQAREDSQKKKEGDKMQREKDKLVKQDRKEKEKKRTQKGERKR, encoded by the exons ATGGCTGCGCCCGTGACAGACGCCGGGGAGTTTGAAAGATGGCTTAATGATCGTCTGGACTCTCTAGAAGTGGACCGAGAGGTTTATGGGGCCTACATTTTAGGggttctgcaggaggaggaaagtGATGATGAGAAAGAAGATGCGCTACAAGCGATTTTATCCGCATTTCTG GAGGAGGACAATGTAGAAGATGTCTGCAAACAGATTATTAAGCAGTGGACAGATTGGCGCAACAAATCAGCAGCCAAAAATGATTCTGATGATG CTGAGGTCCAGGCCATCGCCAGGATGATAGAAAAACAAGCCCAGATTGTGGTGAAACACAAAGAGGTTTCCGAGGAGTCGCAGAAAAGGAAGGACGCCCTCCTGGCTCAATACGCTAATGTAACAGACGACGAGGA TGAAGCTGAAGAAGAGGAGCCAAGTGGTGCTAATAACTTCATCGGAAATGAGAAAT CCCTGTTCAAGAACACCAACGTGGAAGAGGTGCTGAACAGACAGAAGCAGAAGCGAGACCAGGCTCGTGAAGATTctcagaagaagaaggaagggGACAAGATGCAGCGGGAGAAGGATAAACTTGTCAAACAGgacagaaaagagaaggaaaagaagCGTACACAGAAAGGCGAACGcaaaagataa